A window from Felis catus isolate Fca126 chromosome B1, F.catus_Fca126_mat1.0, whole genome shotgun sequence encodes these proteins:
- the CB1H4orf3 gene encoding uncharacterized protein C4orf3 homolog isoform X1: protein MQAGAAPEDGRDGPRERLALGEAGRQQQNHEVRSQSRAERFPKHSYWLDLWLFILFDLVLFIFVYLLP from the exons ATGCAGGCGGGCGCGGCGCCTGAAGATGGTCGAGACGGTCCCCGGGAGCGGCTAGCCTTGGGTGAAGCTGGGAGGCAGCAGCAGAATCATGAAGTGCGGTCTCAATCGAGGGCAGAACGGTTTCCAAAACATTCCTACTGGTTGGATCTCTGGCTCTTCATCCTCTTTGACCTGGTGTTATTTATCTTCGTGTATCTTTTACCCTG A